TAACGAACTTTGTGTCGCACTGTCTTGATAGGTTTCAATTGTATCAAGAGCTCTAACAATTGCCCTACTCCTTGTGTTGAGAAGACTATCGACTGTTTTACTTGCTGTATTCAATTGTCTCTGAGCTTTAGCTAACATATCTCCAAACTTGCTAAATTCTAGTTTGACATTGCCTAAAACCTTACTAATATCATCTGCATTCTTTTGAATATTCAAAGTTCTAAATCCTACGGACAATGAATTCAAGAGTGCTGATAAAGTTGACGGCCCTGCGATAACAATATTCTCCTCGCGACGAAGGGCATCAAAGAAGGCTGGTTGGCGTACTACCTCAGCATAAAGTCCTTCCGTCGGCAAAAATAATATACCAAAATTTGTGGTTTCAGGTGGGTTAAGATACTTCTTGTTAATATCCTTGGCAAATCGCTTAATACTAGTCAAAAGAGACTTACGGTGATTCTCAATTTCCTCTTTATTACCAGACTCATAAGCATCTTCCAGACGATAGTAATCTTCCAAAGGAAACTTAGAATCAATGGGAAGGTAGATATATTCGTCTTTATGGTTTCCTGGCATTTTGATTGCATATTCAACTCGTTCACTTGAACCTGATACCGTAGGAAATTCTCGTTCGTACTGATTAACAGTCAATATGTCTTCAATAATTTGTCCTAATTGAAGCTCTCCCAGAATGCCTCGTGTTTTTGTATTTGAAAGGACCTTGTTAAGACTTCCGACATCCTTGGCTACATTTTTCATTTCCCCTAAGCCCTGGTTAACTGACTCTAACTGTCTTGAAACTGTCTCAAAAGAGGCTTGTAAACGTGTTTGTAGGGTTTGCTCAAGTTTCTCTTCAACTGTCTGACGCATTTGTTCCAAACGTTTCTCATTGGAATCCTGCATATCTTTAACAGCTTTGGTTAAGCTTTGGTTTATTTGCTCAAGACGTTGGTCAGAACGGTCTCGATTATCAGACAAATTTTGATGTAAAACTTCTCGGATATCTGTCAACTGTTGATATAGTTCCATCTGCAATTGGTTCAATTGCTTTGTCGTTTCCAGTTGGTTTGTCTTAGCAAAACTTTCCAATTGAAACGAAATTTGATCTGAAAGATTATCTGCATTTTCTTCCAAACTCTTATTAATCTGTTCTTTTAACTCCATATTTCTCAAGAAAAGAACAATAAGAATCCCAAAGCTTAATAAAGTTAAAAGTGTAAGTAGATAGATCATACTAACTCCTATCTTTAGTCTGGATGACAATCACATATCCATTTGGCACAATCACTTGAATTGGACCATCAACAAATTCATTACTAGAGTAGATTTTCTTTTGAAAATAATTCATACTAGTTAATTCGTATTTTGCTCCCAAAATCGTCAGTTCTCCATCACCTTCATGTAAAAAAGAAACATATGTCATTCCAGGTTCTGGTAACAAGTTATGACTTCCTTCTGGATAATAAGTAATCTTATTTTGCTTATCCTGCAAACAGATATGCCTCATAAAAGGAGCTAATTCAGGATCACTGACCAAAAATATATTTGATAACATATGATCAATTCTGCCACCAAAAGCACCGAAAATAGTTACTTCCGCCTCAGGATATAATTGAAATACAATTTTTAGGGCTAACTCTGTATCCGTGTCATCCTTTTCAGCTGGAGCAATCCTACAATCTTTGGCAGCTGATTGAATCATCTCTAACTCTGACCGCGATACTGAATCAAAGTCTCCGACAGCCAAATCAAGAGGTAAACCTAACTCCAACAAACGTAAGCACGCGCGATCCACCCCAACAAAATAATCAAAATCGGTAGTGAACCACTCTAGCTCACCACCGACAAATAAAGCTATTTTAGGCATCGATAGCATCACGAAGCGTTTGAACTTGCGCTGTCAAATCAGGATTTTTGAAGAGGTAAGAGCCCGCTACAAAAACATTAGCCCCCGCCTTGGCACATGCTGCAATGGTGTTGTTATCTACACCACCATCAACTTCAATATCGAATGAATAGCCACCTTTTTCGCGAAGCTCAACAACACGCTCTACTTTAGACATCATTTCTGGAATGAACGCCTGACCACCAAAACCTGGATTTACAGTCATAATAAGTACTTGATCCACTAAATCAAGTACAGGAGTAAGTGCCTCGACTGGGGTTCCAGGATTAATCACAACACCTGCTTTCATACCAGCAGCTTTGATTTTCTGGAGGGCACCATGGATATGTTTAGTGGCTTCAACATGAATAGTCATGATATCTGCACCAGCTTGTGCATAGGCATCCACATAACGCTCAGGATCAACAACCATAAGGTGGCAATCAAAAACCAACTTGCTATGTTTACGCATGCTAGCGACCACATCTGCTCCCCAACTGATATTAGGGACAAATTGACCATCCATAATATCAATGTGAACATATTCCGCACCTGATGCATCAATACGAGCTAGTTCTGAAGCAAAATTAGCGTAATCAGCAGCTAGGATAGACGGAGCAATTTTATAAGACATGAGAGACCTACTTTCTTTTTACAGTTTTTTTATATGTTTCACGACGGTTTTCAATTTCACTTAAAAATTGAAGGTAATTATCATAACGGACTTGCCATATTTGGCCATCTTCAACCTCATCCTTAACAGCACAAGAAGGCTCATGGGTATGAGTACAAGAACGGAATTTACAGCCATGACTAGCTTGACGGATTTCTGGAAAAGCTTCACTCAAGTCCTCTGCATTATCCACTTCATAATCTAGCGAAGAGAATCCTGGTGTGTCAGCAATCTTCCCTCCATGAACATCATAAAGACTTACAGCCCTTGTAGTATGACGCCCACGACCTAAACTGTCTGAAATCTCACCTGTTTCTAAATGTAACTGTGGGGCAATACGGTTCAACAAGGTTGATTTTCCAACACCTGTCTGTCCCATAAAGACTGTTATTTTAGCAGTCAAGAGCGGCAATAGTTCTTCCAAACTGAAGATAAAATCAAAACCAATTTTTTGATACTGTTTTTGAATGGCTTTCATTTCTGAATCATCTTCAACCAAATCCATCTTAGAAATATAAATTACAGGTTTTATATTTTTATGCTCTAGTAAAACCAAGAAACGGTCCAGAAGATTACTATTGAAATCCGGTTCCTTAGCAGACATAATGACCACAGCCTGATCTATATTGACAATGGGTGGGCGCACTAAGCTATTGATTCGTTGACCAATTTTAAGGATATAGCCTTCTGAATTTTCCTCTGCTGAAAATTCGACAAAATCCCCAACGTAAGGTTTTTGTCCTTTTTTTCTAAAATTTCCTCGCGCACGCGTCTGGTATACAACACCATCATGCTCTACATAATAGAAACCTGCCAGTGCTTTGATAATTCTTCCTTGCAAGTGAACTCCTCAATCGTTTAATAGCCCTATTATACCACAAAACAACACGCTTTTCTGATCCAAAACAAACCACATTTCCATTTCCTTAAGCTCCTTGCATTTTTAGTAATTTGCAGTATAATAATCCTATCACTGCGGAGGTGGTGGAATGGCAGACACGCATGCTTCAGGCGCATGTGCTTTTTCAAGCGTGAGGGTTCAAATCCCTTTCTCCGCATAGCTAAAAATCCCACTGAAATTCAGTGGGATTTTTGAATTATAGACCTGCTTCACTCAAAGCATCTGATAAGTGTGCAAAATCAGAAATAGATAGAGCCTCTCCACGAATAGAAGGTTTTATATCAGCAATTTCCAAAGCCTGCTCAAGTTTGGTTTTCACTTCTTCAGATTTACCAAAATGATTTGTTAAATTATTCCACAATGTCTTACGACGATGGACAAAGCTAGCCTTAGCCACTCGGAAAAGGAAATCCTCATCTTTAACTTCAACCAACGGTTGTTCACGGCGCGTCATCTTCAAAATTGCTGAGTCAACATTCGGGGCTGGTACAAAGACTGTACGAGGGACAACAAATGCCACTTTAGCGGTCATATAATACTGCACAGCAATTGATAGAGAACCATAAGCCTTGCTATTAGGCTCTGCAGAAATGCGGTCAGCAACCTCTTTTTGCATCATAACAACAAATTCTGCAAAAGGAATCTTACTCTCAATCAAATGCATCAAGATTGGCGTCGTAATATAATATGGCAAATTGGCGACTACCTTAATTGGTAGTTCTGGATTTTTAAACTCTTTGACACGTGTCTGTAAATCCGCCTTGAGAACATCTTCATTAATTACGTTAACATTTTCATGATTACGTAATGTATCCTCTAAAATCGGAACCAAGCGATCATCAATTTCAAAAGCCATAACTTCCGCAGCATTTTCAGCTAAGAATTCTGTTAATGCTCCGATACCAGGTCCAATTTCGATTACATTGACACTTTTATCAATCTCTGCCGTATCAACAATTTTTTGTAAAATATTTGTATCTGTTAAGAAGTTCTGTCCAAAAGACTTCTTAAAGGTAAAGCCATGGCGTTCAAGGACAGCCTTGGTCACGCTATAATCTGCAATTCTCATTTATTCTCTTTTCTTATTATTTTCACGATTTTTATACTTGGACACAAAACAGGTCCAAACCCTTAATTATCCCAACCTCAATAATAAGCTACTTAGTAGCGATTTGATGTTAAAATCACTGGTAATCTAGTAATTTGACATAGCCTCTTCTAGCTCCTCTAATGTGATTCCAAACAATTCCAAACGCTTTAAAAGCTGCTTTCCATTGCAATAACCAATACGAAGCGCCTCGCCCAAATATTCTCGACGCTTTCGACTATCTGCTCCCATTAGCAGCCCTAACTTCATAAGATTTAATTTACTAATATCAAACTGATTATCATCATCGTAACTACCTAAAACTCCAGATAAGGCCTTTTGAAGATCCTCAAAACTCGCATGCTCAACACCCAATGAACGACCTTTAGTCTTAGATTTTGGTGTTGCTTCCCCACGGTTTAAAAAAGCATGCTTTGCTGTCGGAACAGCTTCCATAATGATTTTACGGATACGTTCACCATTATAGTCTGGATCAGTAAAAACAATCACTCCGCGTAAGTCATTAAGCTTATCGATACGCTCTAAGTCATCCTCATTAATAGCGGATCCTCTAGTCTCATAGGTATCCACCTCATAAAAACGTCTCAAATTTGCCGTATCATCCTTACCTTCTACGACGATGACTTCTTGAATCTTTATTCTATTCATCCAGACCAAAAATCCTCATCGCATTGTCATAAGTAGCCCTAGCCACTTCTTCACTCGTTAAACCACGAAGCTCAGCAATCTTGTCTACTACGTAACGTGTATAGCCTGTACGATTCTCACGACCACGTTTGGGAACAGGTGCCAAATACGGTGCATCCGTTTCAACCAGAATCTTATCTAAAGGTAACTTCTGAGCAGCTTCTTGGACATCCAAAGCCTTCTTAAAAGTTACAACACCTGAAAATGAAATCATCATTCCAAGATCAACAAATTTTTGAGCTATTTCTAGGGATCCTGAGTATGAGTGCATAATCCCCCCACGAGGACCAACACCAACTTCTTTAATAACAGCGTAGGTATCCTCAAGTGCATCACGTGTATGGACAACAAAAGGTAAATTGTGTTCCTTTGACAAAGCTATTTGACGCTTAAAGACATCAATCTGAGTTTCTTTAGGATCTTCCATCCAATAATAATCCAAACCGATTTCCCCAAGTGCCACTACTTTCGGATTATCCAATTGTGATACAATCATATCCTCAATTTCCTGAGAATAGGAACCCGCTTCCGTAGGATGCCATCCAATCGTACTATATAATTGATCATATCTCTCTGATAGTGCTAAAGATTTATTTATTGTTGGTTTATCAAAACCGACAATATTCATTTTAACAACACCTAGTTCAGCTGCAAAATCTATTTCTTCTTGTTCTTTTCCTGCAAAATTATCCACATTAAGATGGGTATGCGTATCAAAAATTTCAATCATAGCTCTATTATAACAAAAACGAGCGAGCATAGCTCACTCACCTTTTCATTTTATTAAACAAAGAGTCGCATATATTCTCTCTTTGTACAACGATTCATTACAATATCCTGTCTATTCG
The DNA window shown above is from Streptococcus salivarius and carries:
- the rsmA gene encoding 16S rRNA (adenine(1518)-N(6)/adenine(1519)-N(6))-dimethyltransferase RsmA is translated as MRIADYSVTKAVLERHGFTFKKSFGQNFLTDTNILQKIVDTAEIDKSVNVIEIGPGIGALTEFLAENAAEVMAFEIDDRLVPILEDTLRNHENVNVINEDVLKADLQTRVKEFKNPELPIKVVANLPYYITTPILMHLIESKIPFAEFVVMMQKEVADRISAEPNSKAYGSLSIAVQYYMTAKVAFVVPRTVFVPAPNVDSAILKMTRREQPLVEVKDEDFLFRVAKASFVHRRKTLWNNLTNHFGKSEEVKTKLEQALEIADIKPSIRGEALSISDFAHLSDALSEAGL
- the rsgA gene encoding ribosome small subunit-dependent GTPase A → MQGRIIKALAGFYYVEHDGVVYQTRARGNFRKKGQKPYVGDFVEFSAEENSEGYILKIGQRINSLVRPPIVNIDQAVVIMSAKEPDFNSNLLDRFLVLLEHKNIKPVIYISKMDLVEDDSEMKAIQKQYQKIGFDFIFSLEELLPLLTAKITVFMGQTGVGKSTLLNRIAPQLHLETGEISDSLGRGRHTTRAVSLYDVHGGKIADTPGFSSLDYEVDNAEDLSEAFPEIRQASHGCKFRSCTHTHEPSCAVKDEVEDGQIWQVRYDNYLQFLSEIENRRETYKKTVKRK
- a CDS encoding thiamine diphosphokinase, yielding MPKIALFVGGELEWFTTDFDYFVGVDRACLRLLELGLPLDLAVGDFDSVSRSELEMIQSAAKDCRIAPAEKDDTDTELALKIVFQLYPEAEVTIFGAFGGRIDHMLSNIFLVSDPELAPFMRHICLQDKQNKITYYPEGSHNLLPEPGMTYVSFLHEGDGELTILGAKYELTSMNYFQKKIYSSNEFVDGPIQVIVPNGYVIVIQTKDRS
- the rmuC gene encoding DNA recombination protein RmuC, with amino-acid sequence MIYLLTLLTLLSFGILIVLFLRNMELKEQINKSLEENADNLSDQISFQLESFAKTNQLETTKQLNQLQMELYQQLTDIREVLHQNLSDNRDRSDQRLEQINQSLTKAVKDMQDSNEKRLEQMRQTVEEKLEQTLQTRLQASFETVSRQLESVNQGLGEMKNVAKDVGSLNKVLSNTKTRGILGELQLGQIIEDILTVNQYEREFPTVSGSSERVEYAIKMPGNHKDEYIYLPIDSKFPLEDYYRLEDAYESGNKEEIENHRKSLLTSIKRFAKDINKKYLNPPETTNFGILFLPTEGLYAEVVRQPAFFDALRREENIVIAGPSTLSALLNSLSVGFRTLNIQKNADDISKVLGNVKLEFSKFGDMLAKAQRQLNTASKTVDSLLNTRSRAIVRALDTIETYQDSATQSSLDLPRLENEDKHED
- the rpe gene encoding ribulose-phosphate 3-epimerase — protein: MSYKIAPSILAADYANFASELARIDASGAEYVHIDIMDGQFVPNISWGADVVASMRKHSKLVFDCHLMVVDPERYVDAYAQAGADIMTIHVEATKHIHGALQKIKAAGMKAGVVINPGTPVEALTPVLDLVDQVLIMTVNPGFGGQAFIPEMMSKVERVVELREKGGYSFDIEVDGGVDNNTIAACAKAGANVFVAGSYLFKNPDLTAQVQTLRDAIDA
- a CDS encoding TatD family hydrolase — its product is MIEIFDTHTHLNVDNFAGKEQEEIDFAAELGVVKMNIVGFDKPTINKSLALSERYDQLYSTIGWHPTEAGSYSQEIEDMIVSQLDNPKVVALGEIGLDYYWMEDPKETQIDVFKRQIALSKEHNLPFVVHTRDALEDTYAVIKEVGVGPRGGIMHSYSGSLEIAQKFVDLGMMISFSGVVTFKKALDVQEAAQKLPLDKILVETDAPYLAPVPKRGRENRTGYTRYVVDKIAELRGLTSEEVARATYDNAMRIFGLDE
- the rnmV gene encoding ribonuclease M5, whose product is MNRIKIQEVIVVEGKDDTANLRRFYEVDTYETRGSAINEDDLERIDKLNDLRGVIVFTDPDYNGERIRKIIMEAVPTAKHAFLNRGEATPKSKTKGRSLGVEHASFEDLQKALSGVLGSYDDDNQFDISKLNLMKLGLLMGADSRKRREYLGEALRIGYCNGKQLLKRLELFGITLEELEEAMSNY